A window of the Wolbachia endosymbiont (group A) of Pogonocherus hispidulus genome harbors these coding sequences:
- a CDS encoding iron-containing alcohol dehydrogenase, whose protein sequence is MHYLKQILHQTEQTFLREVITDYHLADDIYEICTRHGNDIFLVADENTAKLLNKNVFNKISHLIIPNSKDVISARDTQLYEHCLPEGCHPSSPFSCHPSSPDYLDPGKLIVNKRTIQHFRSKNWIPVSATCMTPSRAASLETINLVRNKAKDSDLIVAFGSGTVNDICKYASYLEKKDYISFPTAASMNGYTSANASILVNGYKKSFKAHLPRAIYIDIDILTNAPLRLTLSGFADFICRSTVQADWLLSHLLLGTEYNELPFTLVRDLEQILLREYTALTKRSRKVVLLLMEVLLISGLGMVISKGSYSASQGEHMIAHAMETVTRDHSSLHGEKIAVTTITMANLQEKILSIQNPIIKPTTLDVKHITQCFDNIEFVRTFEQKQIMQQKIQEIICKEWTNISSLIKQNLLPAKHLQKIFEDLSIPHLPEHLSWNKEQYCKVVDLAFATRDRFTFLDLANCIEES, encoded by the coding sequence ATGCACTATTTAAAACAAATATTACATCAAACCGAACAAACTTTTCTAAGGGAAGTAATAACAGATTACCATCTTGCTGATGATATCTATGAAATATGCACACGACACGGAAATGACATCTTTCTAGTTGCAGATGAAAATACAGCAAAACTTTTAAACAAAAACGTATTTAATAAAATTTCTCACTTAATTATTCCTAACAGCAAAGATGTCATTTCAGCGCGTGACACACAGCTGTACGAACATTGTCTACCAGAAGGGTGTCATCCAAGTAGCCCCTTCTCCTGTCATCCAAGTAGCCCAGACTACTTGGATCCAGGAAAATTGATTGTAAACAAGCGCACTATACAACATTTTCGATCAAAAAACTGGATTCCAGTGTCAGCTACTTGCATGACACCAAGCAGAGCTGCCTCTCTTGAAACCATAAATCTAGTTAGAAACAAAGCAAAAGACAGTGACTTAATAGTTGCATTTGGTAGCGGCACCGTTAACGACATCTGCAAATATGCAAGCTACCTCGAGAAAAAAGATTATATATCGTTCCCAACAGCCGCTTCCATGAATGGATATACATCCGCAAATGCTTCAATATTAGTAAATGGATACAAAAAATCGTTCAAAGCACATCTTCCAAGAGCGATATATATAGATATAGACATACTTACCAATGCACCACTGCGCCTCACATTAAGCGGATTTGCAGATTTCATTTGCCGTTCGACAGTTCAGGCTGACTGGCTACTATCTCATTTGTTGCTTGGCACAGAATACAATGAATTACCTTTTACACTTGTTCGCGATTTGGAGCAAATTTTGCTAAGAGAGTATACGGCGCTTACTAAAAGAAGTAGAAAAGTGGTCCTATTACTTATGGAAGTTCTACTAATTTCAGGACTTGGAATGGTGATATCAAAGGGCAGCTATTCTGCAAGCCAAGGAGAGCATATGATAGCTCACGCAATGGAAACGGTAACAAGAGATCATTCCTCACTACATGGCGAAAAAATTGCTGTTACGACGATTACTATGGCTAATTTGCAGGAAAAGATATTATCAATACAAAACCCGATTATCAAACCGACCACTTTAGATGTAAAACATATAACTCAGTGCTTTGATAATATCGAATTTGTAAGAACTTTTGAACAGAAGCAAATTATGCAGCAAAAAATCCAAGAGATTATTTGTAAAGAATGGACTAATATTTCCAGTTTAATTAAGCAAAATTTACTACCTGCAAAACACCTGCAAAAAATATTTGAAGATCTATCAATTCCACACTTACCAGAGCACCTCAGTTGGAATAAAGAACAATATTGTAAAGTGGTCGATCTTGCGTTTGCAACAAGAGATAGATTCACCTTTCTTGACTTAGCTAACTGCATAGAAGAAAGTTAA
- the fmt gene encoding methionyl-tRNA formyltransferase, with translation MRIIFMGSPGFAVNSLSLLLKSKSEVVAVYTKAPKPSGRGQKPTKSPVHVIAEESNIEVCIPISLKFLAEQEKFRNFKPDVAVVAAYGLILPREILNIPKYGCINIHPSLLPRWRGAAPIQHTILAGDQETGVSIMQLDEGLDSGPILKQEKFLIEKNDNYKTLHDKLSKLGSDLLLEVLNEIEKQVPLKQNDNDACYADKVEDYKIYASDACEVAYRKVKAFYPKAFIKIENKRIRILDADFEALASEQGEIVNDNMHISLKGGTLIPKVVQMEGRNPCSIEDFIRGLKSSMVKKFIE, from the coding sequence GTGAGAATTATTTTCATGGGGTCACCAGGATTTGCTGTTAATTCTCTGAGCTTGTTACTGAAATCAAAGAGCGAAGTGGTAGCAGTATACACCAAGGCTCCAAAACCTTCAGGACGTGGACAGAAGCCAACGAAATCTCCAGTACATGTTATCGCTGAAGAAAGTAACATAGAGGTATGTATTCCTATCTCTCTAAAGTTTTTGGCAGAGCAAGAAAAATTTAGAAATTTCAAACCAGACGTTGCAGTTGTTGCCGCGTATGGATTGATACTTCCAAGAGAAATTTTGAATATTCCAAAATATGGTTGTATTAATATTCATCCTTCATTACTACCAAGGTGGCGTGGTGCAGCCCCGATACAGCACACAATTTTAGCAGGAGATCAAGAAACCGGGGTTAGCATTATGCAATTGGATGAAGGATTAGATTCCGGCCCTATTTTAAAACAGGAAAAATTTCTTATCGAAAAGAACGATAACTACAAGACATTGCATGATAAATTATCTAAGCTAGGCAGTGATTTACTGTTGGAAGTGCTAAACGAAATTGAAAAACAGGTTCCCTTAAAACAGAACGATAATGATGCATGTTACGCTGACAAAGTGGAAGACTATAAAATTTATGCAAGTGATGCTTGTGAGGTTGCTTATAGAAAGGTTAAAGCGTTTTACCCAAAAGCGTTCATCAAGATAGAGAATAAACGTATCAGGATACTTGATGCTGACTTTGAAGCTCTCGCTTCAGAACAAGGTGAGATTGTTAACGATAATATGCACATAAGTTTAAAAGGTGGCACTTTAATTCCTAAAGTTGTACAAATGGAAGGGAGAAATCCTTGCAGTATTGAAGATTTTATTCGTGGCTTGAAATCAAGCATGGTAAAAAAATTTATAGAATAG
- the dut gene encoding dUTP diphosphatase, which translates to MQRSKIKVEIKRLSHGEDLSLPCYATTQSAGMDLYAALNDSAVLNPLERLLVPTGIVIAIPNGFEGQIRPRSGLAAKHGITVLNSPGTIDSDYRGEVKICLINLSNQSYEIKRGDRIAQILISPVSQVIWDDREEFCTEETGRNAGGFGSSGR; encoded by the coding sequence GTGCAAAGAAGTAAAATTAAAGTAGAAATAAAAAGATTATCACACGGAGAAGACTTGTCTCTTCCATGTTATGCAACTACGCAGAGTGCTGGTATGGATCTTTACGCTGCATTGAATGACTCTGCTGTTTTAAATCCACTTGAAAGATTACTTGTTCCAACTGGAATTGTGATTGCAATACCAAACGGTTTTGAGGGGCAAATCCGCCCACGTTCTGGTCTTGCTGCAAAACATGGAATCACTGTCTTAAACTCTCCTGGCACTATAGACTCTGATTATCGAGGTGAGGTTAAAATTTGCCTAATTAATTTAAGTAATCAGTCGTATGAGATAAAAAGAGGGGATAGAATCGCACAAATCCTTATTTCTCCTGTATCTCAGGTAATTTGGGATGACAGAGAAGAATTCTGCACAGAAGAAACCGGTCGCAATGCAGGGGGCTTTGGCTCAAGTGGTAGGTAA
- a CDS encoding YgfZ/GcvT domain-containing protein has translation MSYIPFLSRGVIVLYGPDTRDFLQGIITNDINKLDSQKAIYSLLLSPQGKYLYDFFLIEYGKYTLLECENVHLQQIIEKLDLLKTYLRVKIKDISALYKVGVLFDTKLAECSSKSQVIFQDPRHKLLGMRIIHKDEMKEPVGDFTQYEKVRIQNLVPDGAKDMVQNSSFPLQYLIDKANGISFNKGCYVGQEVVNRMSRQEIFRRKLYLVEGDNALPDIGTKVTNENNEEIGELRSSVDNIGLALLNTQKSHANLYVDGVKCVKTLKS, from the coding sequence ATGAGTTATATACCATTCTTAAGTCGTGGTGTGATAGTGCTATATGGGCCTGATACTAGAGATTTTCTGCAGGGCATTATAACCAATGATATTAATAAATTGGATAGCCAAAAAGCCATTTACTCTTTATTACTTAGCCCTCAAGGAAAATATCTATATGATTTTTTTCTTATTGAATATGGTAAATACACCCTCTTGGAGTGCGAAAATGTGCACTTACAGCAAATAATCGAGAAACTAGATTTACTTAAAACTTATTTGAGGGTGAAGATTAAAGACATTAGTGCACTATATAAGGTTGGAGTTTTGTTTGATACTAAGTTGGCGGAGTGTAGTAGTAAGTCACAAGTTATTTTTCAAGATCCAAGGCACAAGCTGCTAGGAATGAGGATCATACATAAAGATGAAATGAAAGAGCCGGTTGGGGATTTTACTCAGTATGAAAAAGTTAGAATTCAAAATCTCGTTCCAGATGGAGCAAAAGATATGGTACAAAATTCATCGTTCCCACTGCAATATTTAATCGATAAGGCAAACGGTATAAGCTTTAATAAGGGGTGTTATGTAGGTCAGGAAGTCGTAAATCGAATGAGCAGACAAGAAATATTCAGAAGAAAACTTTATCTTGTTGAGGGGGATAACGCACTTCCAGATATTGGCACTAAAGTGACAAATGAAAATAATGAGGAAATAGGGGAACTGCGCTCTAGTGTAGACAACATTGGACTTGCATTGCTTAATACTCAAAAAAGTCATGCAAATTTATATGTCGATGGGGTTAAGTGCGTTAAGACGTTGAAGTCTTAA
- the purH gene encoding bifunctional phosphoribosylaminoimidazolecarboxamide formyltransferase/IMP cyclohydrolase, which yields MKIKRALISVYDKTNIIDLASFLMQQQIEILSTGNTYKALSDAGIKTQEVSDYTQFPEILGGRVKTLHPKIHGGILCNREKHKTEIQNLGVEPIDLLITNLYPFWETVSSGSNEDQIIEQIDIGGVALIRAAAKNFCFTSVISSIQDYEALKAEMIKNNNETTLEYRKHLATKAFALTAHYDSNIHSWFLSQSKNNELPEFFALYGHKVQELRYGENPHQKAAFYSNQFTKYPLEKIHGKELSYNNIVDIESALNIISEFKEPAAVIIKHNNPCGTAVGDNALEAYEKALSCDEVSSFGGIVALNREIDLKLAEKLNEIFLEVVIAPSVSNEALKILQRKKNLRVIIHKSFQQNVKYQTKNVVGGFLVQENNDHKIKAEQVTECTATEKEKKDLIFAWKICKHVKSNAIVIAKDGCAIGIGAGQTSRIDSVNIAVKKAGEKCKGAVLASDAFFPFPDSIVESAKHGITAIIQPGGSLKDQDVIKAANENKIAMLFTGVRSFFH from the coding sequence ATGAAAATAAAAAGAGCTTTAATATCAGTATACGACAAAACGAATATAATTGATCTTGCATCGTTTTTAATGCAGCAACAAATAGAAATTCTCTCAACGGGAAATACTTATAAAGCACTATCTGATGCCGGAATAAAAACACAAGAGGTCTCAGATTACACACAATTTCCAGAGATACTGGGTGGTAGAGTAAAAACTTTACACCCTAAAATTCATGGAGGAATACTTTGCAATAGAGAAAAGCACAAAACGGAAATACAAAATCTAGGTGTTGAGCCAATAGACCTGCTTATAACTAACCTATACCCATTTTGGGAGACAGTAAGTAGCGGCTCAAATGAAGATCAAATTATAGAACAAATTGATATCGGCGGAGTGGCGTTAATTAGAGCTGCAGCAAAAAACTTTTGTTTTACTTCAGTTATTTCTAGCATTCAAGACTACGAAGCACTAAAAGCTGAGATGATAAAAAATAACAATGAAACAACATTGGAATATAGAAAACATTTAGCAACCAAAGCATTTGCTCTCACTGCACACTATGATTCTAATATTCACAGTTGGTTTTTATCCCAGAGTAAAAATAATGAGTTGCCAGAGTTTTTTGCACTATATGGACATAAAGTACAAGAACTCAGGTATGGTGAAAATCCCCATCAAAAAGCTGCATTTTATAGTAATCAATTTACCAAATATCCGCTAGAAAAAATACATGGGAAAGAGTTGAGTTATAATAATATAGTAGATATAGAGTCCGCACTTAACATAATTTCTGAGTTTAAAGAGCCTGCAGCAGTGATAATAAAGCACAATAACCCATGTGGCACTGCTGTTGGTGATAATGCTTTGGAGGCATATGAAAAGGCCCTATCGTGTGATGAAGTAAGCAGTTTTGGTGGTATAGTAGCTTTAAATCGGGAGATAGATTTAAAGCTAGCAGAAAAATTAAACGAGATATTTTTGGAAGTAGTGATAGCACCTTCAGTCAGCAATGAAGCACTAAAAATTTTGCAAAGAAAGAAAAATTTAAGAGTGATTATTCATAAATCTTTCCAACAAAATGTGAAATACCAAACTAAAAATGTTGTTGGTGGGTTTTTGGTGCAAGAAAATAATGATCACAAGATAAAAGCAGAACAAGTAACAGAATGCACTGCAACAGAAAAAGAAAAAAAAGATCTTATTTTTGCCTGGAAAATATGTAAACATGTGAAATCCAACGCAATAGTTATAGCAAAAGATGGTTGTGCTATTGGCATCGGCGCAGGGCAAACAAGCAGAATAGATAGTGTTAACATTGCAGTGAAAAAAGCAGGTGAAAAATGTAAAGGTGCGGTGCTTGCTTCAGATGCATTTTTTCCATTCCCAGATAGCATAGTAGAAAGTGCAAAACATGGGATTACAGCTATAATTCAGCCAGGTGGCTCGCTGAAAGATCAAGATGTGATAAAAGCTGCAAATGAAAATAAAATTGCTATGCTTTTCACTGGCGTTCGCAGTTTTTTCCATTAG
- the ltrA gene encoding group II intron reverse transcriptase/maturase: MNETKSFDIPKQLIWRAYKQVSKNKGAAGVDEVSITKFEENLKDNLYKLWNRMSSGSYFPEPVKAVAIPKDTGGQRILCVPSVFDRIAQTAATMYLEPLVEPKFHEDSYGYRPNKSALDAVYTARKRCWKNDWTVDLDISGFFDNLDHDLALQAIKKHTDCKWVILYVERWMKAPIQQADGSRVTRDKGVPQGGSISPIISSIFMHHAFDMWMKQNYPTVPFERYVDDAIVHCRTKRQAGFMKVMIEERLAKCKLKLHPEKTQIVYSKDDDRKEQFPKQSFDFLGYTFRPRVAKNKMRNYFISFLPAISNKAKKKIKKTIKSWRIHRITWTTLEEISKKIDPIVRGWFQYYGRFYKSEMYPSLRNIERYLIRWVRTKYKKLRDHGRLAKQFLGKVRKRSPSIFYHWTLGLGSKG; the protein is encoded by the coding sequence ATGAATGAAACAAAGTCTTTTGATATACCAAAGCAACTTATTTGGAGAGCTTATAAACAAGTATCGAAAAATAAAGGTGCAGCAGGTGTAGATGAGGTCTCGATAACAAAGTTTGAAGAAAATCTAAAGGATAATCTATACAAATTATGGAATCGGATGTCATCCGGAAGTTATTTTCCAGAGCCGGTAAAAGCTGTTGCGATACCAAAAGATACAGGAGGGCAAAGAATTTTATGTGTGCCTTCAGTATTCGACAGGATAGCGCAAACAGCAGCTACAATGTATCTTGAGCCGTTAGTAGAACCGAAATTTCACGAAGATTCATATGGTTATAGACCAAATAAGTCTGCGCTGGATGCGGTATACACAGCACGGAAGAGATGTTGGAAAAATGATTGGACGGTAGATCTTGATATATCTGGATTTTTCGACAATCTGGACCACGATTTAGCACTGCAGGCTATCAAGAAACACACAGACTGCAAATGGGTCATACTGTATGTTGAGAGGTGGATGAAAGCCCCCATTCAGCAAGCAGATGGCAGTAGGGTAACAAGGGATAAAGGAGTTCCGCAAGGAGGTTCAATAAGCCCAATCATTTCAAGCATATTTATGCACCATGCGTTTGATATGTGGATGAAACAAAATTATCCAACAGTACCATTTGAAAGATATGTAGATGATGCGATAGTGCACTGCAGAACTAAAAGACAGGCAGGATTTATGAAAGTAATGATTGAAGAAAGATTGGCTAAGTGTAAATTGAAGTTACATCCTGAAAAGACACAGATTGTGTACAGTAAGGATGATGATAGAAAAGAACAATTTCCTAAACAAAGCTTTGATTTTCTAGGTTATACTTTTAGACCTAGAGTAGCAAAGAATAAGATGAGGAATTATTTCATCTCATTTCTACCTGCAATTAGTAACAAAGCCAAGAAGAAGATCAAGAAAACCATAAAGTCATGGAGAATACATCGGATTACATGGACCACACTAGAGGAAATATCGAAGAAAATAGATCCAATAGTCAGAGGCTGGTTTCAGTACTATGGCAGGTTTTATAAATCAGAGATGTATCCATCTCTCAGAAATATAGAGAGATACCTCATAAGATGGGTCAGGACAAAATATAAGAAACTTCGTGATCACGGAAGACTAGCAAAGCAATTTCTAGGAAAAGTGAGAAAGAGGTCTCCAAGTATTTTCTATCATTGGACACTTGGGTTAGGATCAAAAGGCTAA
- the dapE gene encoding succinyl-diaminopimelate desuccinylase encodes MKIDPVELTKKLISFESITPRDGGAIEHIATIFKKSGFDCEILEFGDNGTKVKNLYAKYINGMPNLCFAGHVDVVPPGQLKDWTFGPFNPEVRDGMLYGRGAADMKSGVAAFIAAMVNLIAEKFQFNGSISALITSAEESTEEYGTKAVLEWMKSKQKKIDFCVVGEPTSSEKLGDTIKIGRRGSVTFELICHGKQGHVAYPDLADNPIYKMVSILSKIKNNTFDHGNKYFQPSNCEVTTIDVGNNTSNLIPGSATTRFNIRYNNEQTPGGLYKLIDEICSSVTKDYKLSMHGSGDVFLSTPDRNTDIMLDAISKVTNIDAVLNTSGGTSDAAFIKDVCPVIEFGIIGKTAHQTNECVLVNDIHKLTAIYKEFIENYFNPTNKILNQVNVISNISGGPLLA; translated from the coding sequence ATGAAAATTGACCCTGTAGAGCTAACTAAGAAATTGATCTCTTTTGAGAGTATAACACCAAGGGACGGCGGGGCAATAGAGCATATAGCAACAATCTTCAAGAAAAGTGGCTTTGACTGTGAGATTTTAGAATTTGGTGATAATGGAACTAAAGTTAAAAACCTCTATGCGAAATATATAAATGGAATGCCGAATTTATGTTTTGCTGGGCATGTTGATGTTGTGCCACCTGGTCAGTTAAAAGACTGGACATTTGGTCCGTTTAATCCAGAAGTTAGAGATGGAATGTTATATGGAAGAGGTGCCGCTGATATGAAAAGCGGAGTAGCTGCGTTTATTGCTGCTATGGTAAATTTGATTGCAGAGAAGTTTCAATTCAATGGTTCAATAAGTGCATTGATTACCAGTGCTGAAGAAAGCACGGAAGAATATGGAACAAAAGCAGTTTTGGAATGGATGAAAAGTAAGCAGAAAAAGATAGATTTTTGTGTGGTTGGCGAACCAACCAGTAGTGAGAAATTAGGTGATACCATAAAAATAGGCAGAAGAGGTTCTGTAACATTTGAATTAATTTGCCATGGAAAACAAGGGCACGTTGCCTACCCAGACTTAGCGGATAATCCAATATATAAGATGGTATCGATATTGAGTAAGATAAAAAATAATACTTTTGATCATGGTAATAAATATTTTCAGCCTTCAAATTGCGAAGTTACTACTATCGATGTTGGAAATAATACTAGCAATCTAATACCTGGTTCAGCAACTACACGTTTTAACATTCGATATAACAATGAACAAACACCGGGTGGCTTATATAAGCTGATTGATGAAATATGCTCCAGTGTAACCAAAGATTATAAACTCTCTATGCATGGCAGCGGGGACGTTTTCCTCTCTACTCCCGATAGAAATACTGATATTATGCTTGATGCGATAAGTAAAGTTACTAATATTGATGCTGTACTGAACACAAGTGGTGGCACATCTGACGCTGCATTTATCAAAGATGTTTGTCCAGTGATTGAATTTGGTATAATCGGCAAAACCGCACATCAGACAAACGAATGCGTATTAGTAAACGATATACACAAGTTAACAGCTATATATAAGGAATTTATAGAAAATTATTTCAATCCCACTAATAAAATATTGAATCAGGTCAACGTAATTAGTAATATATCTGGTGGTCCATTGTTAGCTTAG